GACCGCCTCAAGACCCTCAAACGCCAGACGCAGATTATATATCCCAAGGATATCGCATATATCTGCCTGCGCCTTGGCGCTGGCCCCGGCCGCACCATCATCGAGGCCGGGTGTGGTTCCGGCGGCCTGACCACCGGTCTTTCATGGTTCTGCGGCCCCACAGGGCGCGTTGTCAGCCATGAGGCGCGCGAGGAATTCATGGCCCTGGCCCGCAAGAACCTCGAATGGGCGGGCGTGGGCGACAACGTGGAACTGCACAACCGCGACGTGGCCCAGGGCTTTGCCGTCACTGGCGCGGACGCCCTCTTTCTGGACGTGCGTACCCCCTGGGAATACCTCGAACACGCGGTGGCGGCCGTGCGCCCCGGCGCAAGCTTCGGCTTTCTGCTGCCCACCGTGGATCAGGTCAGCAAGCTTTTGCTCGGCCTTGAGCGCGGCCCCTTTGCTGATGTTGAAGTCTGCGAGATCCTCATCCGCCGCTGGAAGCCCATTGCTGACCGCCTGCGCCCCGAAGACCGCATGACCGCGCATACCGGATTTCTGGTTTTTGCGCGCCAGCAGCAACGCAGCCAGGACTTTGAGTCACGCAAGCCCCTGGGCACGCGCGAGCGTAAGCAGGAGGCCGCACGGCTGGCCCGCCTGGGCCTGGACGGCGAAGCCCCGCAGGACGCCATGTCAGAGGATGATGCGGCGGAGTAAAGTATTTTTACGTTGAAATGCTTTGTGGGGGAGGGACCCTTTTGCAAAAGGGTCTCCTCCCCCACACCCCCACCCCCTAAAACTCTTATGGTATTGCAGTGTAATACAAAGGGTTTTCTGGTTCAGGCGGGGGGTTCATTACACTGAGCCTTCCGGACATCACCACATTTCAAAGGCATCTGCTCTGGCCGACTCCGGCCACCGCCCAAAACGCTCAAAAGCCCGGCGCGTATACCACGCGCCGGGCTTTTTTGTTTGTCGCCGTCGGCGGCGGCGGCAATGCAGGCAATGCCCAAAAGCAGACAGGGCCATGTTGGCAGGAATATCACTATTAATGTCATTGTGCCATGTCGTGCTCTGGCCTAGGGTGCGACCATGAAATGCAAGCAATGCCCCACCGACGGTTGTTCAACTGCCCCACGCCTCGTCGTCATGGCTGTCCATGACGGTGCGGAAATCCTCGACATCACGGGCCCCTTGAGCGTGTTCTCCGCAGCCAACGATCTGCATGCACAGTCCGGCGGCGCGGAACCGTTGTACCGCATCCAGGTCGCTGGCGAGAGCAGTGACGCGGTGGTGCGGACCGCTTCCGGCATCCGTCTGCTGACTGATGCAGCATTGGGGCAGTGCAGCGGCATCGACACCTTGCTGGTGGCGGGCGGCCCTGCGGCCAGGCAGGCTCCGCAGGCGCTGGTGGACTGGCTGCGCGAAGCTGCGCCCCTTGCGCGGCGCGTTTGCTCCATCTGCACCGGAGCCTTCATCCTGGCGCGCGCAGGGCTGCTGGAAGGCCGCCGGGCCACCACCCACTGGCTCATGCTTGAGGAACTGCGCGCCTTTTCTCCAAATATTGATGTCCAGACTGACGCCCTGCATGTGAAGGACGGTTCCGTCTATACCTCGGCCGGGGTGACGGCGGGCATTGATCTGGCATTGGCCCTGCTGGAGGAGGACTTTGGCCGCGAACTGGCGCTGAACGTTGCGAGAGTGCTGGTGCTCTACCTCAAGCGTCCGGGCGGACAGTCGCAGTTCAGCACAACCCTTCTGGCGCAGATTCACGAGGGCGGCACGCTAGCCTCGACGATCCAATGGCTGCGCGACAACTATCAGCGCCCGCTGTGCAACGAGGCCATAGCCAACCACGCGGCCATGAGCCCGCGCAACTTCGCCAGGGTCTTCAAACGCGAAACAGGTGAGACTCCGGCCCATTTCATTGAAAATATTCGCCTTGAAGCAGCTGTGAAACGTCTGGAGGAAACAACGCAGGCACTGGAAACCATCGCCCGGGAGTGTGGTTTCCAGTCCGGTGAGCACTTCCGCCTGACATTTTCGCGCCGCTTCGGCATCACCCCCGGCCAGTACCGGAACAGATTCCGTTCCGGCGCATGGCGTTAACACTTAGGAGAGCCAAATGAAATATCTCCCTTTGCAGTGTCTTGCTCTCGCGTTCGTGCTGCTCGCATCCGCCCTTTCCGTTCCGGCGCGCGTGCAATCACCCCAATCAGAGGAGCAGGTCATGTATGAGGTCCACCCAGGCAAAGTTTCCAGTCAGATAACCGTCGGGGTTCTTATCTTCCCCGGCTTCGAGATGCTGGACGCCTACGGTCCCATGGAACTATGGGGCAGTCTCAAGCACGCCCCGGCCCGTTTCTGGGGTGGCGAAGAAAAACGCGTAGGCGTAAAGCTGGTGACCATCGCGGCCACACGGGGAGAAATCCCCTCAAATCAAGGGCCAAAGACCGTAGCCGACTACGGCTATGCCGATTCGCCCAAGCTGGACTATCTGCTGGTGCCCGGCGGCAGCGGCGCAGTGCCCCTGGTTCGCGACGCTGCGACTCTGGACTGGCTGCGCGACCAGGCGACCAAGACGAAAATCGTCATGTCCGTGTGCAACGGCGCGTCGCTTTTGGCCGCAGCGGGCATTCTGGACGGCAGGCCTGCCACAACAAACAAAATGGCCTTCAAGGATTCTACCGCGCCCGGCCCCAAGGTGAACTGGATCAAACAGGCGCGCTGGGTGGATGACGGCGCCGTGGTCAGCTCTTCCGGCGTTTCCGCCGGGATGGATATGACCCTGGCGGTCATATCCCGTCTGTATGGCCAGCCTCTGAGCGATTGGCTGGAGCAGATCACCGAGTACGACGCGCACCGCGATCCGTCCTGGGATCCCTTCGCGGTCAAGGCCGGGCTGGTGCGTTAATCCTGTCCACAGGACATTCCAAAACAAGCGGCGGGGTTCAAGGCAATGCCCGGAATCCCGCCGCCCTCTCTTGGCAAGCGCAATTGACCTTTTCCAATGGCAGTTGCCCCACACCCTGCTCAGGGCGCGCGACCTCAGCCCTTACTTGCTCTACAAATACGCATCATCCATTTCAAGATAGCCGCACACGTAGTCGGCAATGCCCTCTTCAAGCGACGTAAAGGTAAGCGGACAGTCCACGCGGTCAAGCCAGTCCATGGCGGCTTGGGTAAAATGCTGGTAACGCCCCTTCAAGGTGTCGGGCATGTCCACATAGTTGATGCGGCACGGCAGTTCAAGAGCGCCGAAAACCGACATGGCCAGTTCGTTGAAGCTGCGGGCCGTGCCGGTGCCCACGTTGTGGATGCCGCAAACGTCGTTGCGCTCCAGCAGCCAGGCCATGAGGGCCGTGCAGTCTTTGACGTAGACAAAGTCGCGGCGCTGTTCGCCGTCAGCCATGTCCGCCCTGTCTGATTTGAACAGGTTCAGGCTGCCCTCTTTTCTGATTTGCCTGTGGGCCTTGGCGGCCACGCTCTGCATATCGCCCTTGTGATACTCGTTGGGGCCGTAAACATTAAAAAACTTCAGGCTGACCACCTCGCTTTGCAAGCCTTCGCGCAGGAGCCAGAGGTCGAAAAGCTGCTTGGAATAGCCATACATATTCAAAGGCCGCAAATGCGGCACAAGATTTTCGTCATCGCTGAACCCCAGCGAACCGTCGCCATAGGTGGCCGCGGAACTGGCGTTGATGAAGCGCGCCCCCTTGTCCAGGGCGTAACGGCAGAGGTCGCGACTGTAATGGAAGTTGTTTTCCATCAGGAAATCCGCGTCCTTTTCCGTGGTGGCGGAGCACGCGCCAAGATGCACCACGGCGCTGACCTCCCAGGGCAGAGCGTCGCGCTTCACGAGATCGAGGAACTGATCCCTGTGCAGATAGTCCACATAGCGGCGCTTGACCAGGTTGCGCCATTTGTCGCTCCTGGCCAGGTTGTCCACAACCACAATGTCTTCAATATTCATGCAGTTGAGTTGCCACAAAAGAGCGCTGCCCAAAAACCCCGCGCCACCGGTAATCACATACATGGAGACCTCCATATGATCTTTTTTATGATACTCAGTAGCGTACCGTACCGCAAGCGCGGCTCCGGGGCCCACCCTGCCCAGCCAGCGCCCCCCTGGACACAGCCTTACAAGTTTGCCACTATGCGTCATCTGCAAAACCAAGGGGAATACCATGAAAGTATGTATCGCATATATGCACGGCAAGCCGGTGATGCTGGAGCTGCGGGACGATATAGCCTATATCAATGACCAACCCGAACCCATCAAAAACCTCAGCCCTGAAATGCTTCAAAACTTCAGCGCCGCAGTCAGCGCCATACCCTACAGTGCGGATCCGGGCTACGATGCCCTGGTCAATGCCAAACGAGCCGCCTTTATAGTGGATCTGCTGGCCAAGGCCGTGGGAGACGAATGCGTCTCCAGGCTGACCCACATTCTGGATCATGTGCATTACGATGTGATGGAATATCTTGGTGAAACTGGAGACAGCAATGCTTGAAATCAATGACCTGCATGTGGAGGTCAAGGGCACTCCCGTGCTCAAGGGTATAGACCTTCACATAAAACCCGGCGAAACATTCATACTCTTTGGCCCCAACGGTTCCGGCAAAACAACCCTGCTTATGACGCTCATGGGCGTTTCAGGCTATGCCGTCACCCGGGGGCAGATTATTTTCAAAGGTACGGACATAACCCATGCCCCCATGTACGAGCGGGCGCGCCTTGGCCTTGGCATGTCCTTTCAGCGGCCGCCCACGATCCACGGGCTGCCCACGGGCAAACTGGTGGAACTGTGCGGACGCGGACGAAAGATGGATATTTTGGCCATGGCCCGCAAAGTCCACTTCGATACATTTCTGGAGCGCGACGTCAACGCGGGGTTTTCAGGCGGCGAAATCAAGCGATCTGAACTCCTGCAACTCATGGCCCAACAGCCCGACCTGCTGCTTTTCGACGAGCCGGAATCGGGCGTGGACCTTGAAAACATGACCCTCGTGGGCCAGACCGTACGCAGCCTGCTTGACGGCACGCCGGAACGATGTTGCGCCACGCTGCGGCAGCGTGAACAAAGGCGCGGCACAAGCGGCCTCATCATTACCCACACAGGGCATATCCTGGAGTACGTCAACGCGCACAGGGGCCAGGTCATGTACAATGGCAAACTGTGCTGTGAAGCCGGGCCGCGAGAAATTCTGGAGCACATTGCCAAGCACGGCTACCAGGAATGCCTGCGCTGCCTCGCTGGCGACACGTTTGGTCAAATTGCGGAGGCTCCCCTCAAATGAGCAATGTCAATCTTTCCCGATACAGCTTCAGCGGCAACGAAAACGCCGCCCCCATCGAAGACCTCGCCAGCTTGCCCGCAGAAGACAAGGAACGCCTTGTCCTGGCAGGCATTGACGTCAACGACCGCTCCGTCAGCGGCGCGTTCATGCAACTCAACCATGCGGGCGTCCACTGTCAGACCAATCATGAAGGTCTTGACCTTATGGACATCCGTACAGCGCTTAAAAAATTCGACGGGCTTCCCCAGTATTACTGGAAGCTGCTCGATCCCGACAAGGACGAATTCACCCGGCTCACGCGCGAACACTGCAATGGCGGCTATTTTGTCCGCGCCCGCAAAGGGGCCAAAATCAGCCAGCCGGTGCAGTCCTGTATGTTCATCAAGGGGCACAGCGCGGGCCAGAGCATCCACAATATCGTCATCGTTGAAGAAGGCGCGGAGCTGCACATCCTTGGTGGCTGCGCCACGGCCCACGACGCCAAGGACACCGCCCACCTCGGCATTACCGAATACTATGTGGAAAAAGGCGGCAAACTCACCTTCACGATGATCCACAACTGGGGCACAAGCACCACGGTGCGGCCCCGTTCGGCAGGCATTGTGGAAGCCGGGGGCGAGTTTCAGAACAATTACATCCTGCTCAAGCCAGTGGCCGATTTGCAGATGTACCCCACCATGAAGCTGCAAGGTCAGGGCGCTGTGGCCCGCTTCAACTCCGTCATCGTCGCCCCCACAGGCTCCCATGTGGACTGCGGCAACCGCATCGAACTCAACGCCCCCGACACGCGGGGCGAAATCATCTCGCGCACCCTCACAACGGGCGGCACCATCATCAACCGGGGATTCATCGGCGCTTCCGCCGCGCCCGCCAGAGGACACCTCGAATGCAAGGGCCTCATACTGGGCGGGGGGCGCATCCACGCCATACCGGAGCTCGACAGCAACCAGGACGGCGTGGAACTGTCGCACGAAGCGGCCGTCGGCAAGATCGCCCAGGAAGAAATTGAATACCTCATGGCGCGTGGCCTTGATGAAGATGAAGCGGCATCCACCATCGTGCGGGGCTTTCTCAATGTGGACATCATGGGCCTGCCCCTGCCGCTGAAAAAAGCCATGGACGAGCAGATATCCCTGCTTGAAACCAGCCACGCCATGTAATGACGATCTGGAAACGTGAAGCATTTCAAAGTTCGTTCTGGCTCATCGGCAATAGTATGAAAATCCGGCAGTTCTGCCTTGTTGACTTGACCGGCACACAACTTGCGTCTATAGTTCCACTCCTTGGGGCCTATAGCTCAGTTGGTAGAGCCTCCGGCTCATAACCGGCCTGTCCCAGGTTCGAATCCTGGTGGGCCCACCAAGACAATCAGTAGAGTCCGCTGAGGCGCAACACGCCTTGGCGGACTTTGCGTATGGAGCATATTGGCTTTAGAGCAGATTAACTTTGAGAATATACATTCTCAAAGTTTAAGGCACGCTTACTTCGGCGTTTAACCGCGCAGAGAAACTGCGCTTACGCCTCCGTAGCGAACGTCTGCTCACGCAGCCGTCAGAGCAATTTAAAAGTTAAATTGCTCTAAAAAGGGGCACCCGCTCCAAATACCTCTGCCGCCTGGCATCGGCGGCAGGGCATGTCCCGGTCGTACCAGAAAACCGCACTCAGACGGCCTTCCACACATAAAATACCACCACGAAAGAAAGCCATGCAGTCCCTGAATCACGAAATTTTTATGGCGCTGAACGCCGACGAGTCTTCACCAGTCTTTCTCCTTGCCACTGCCCGCCTTCTGGCTGAACTGCCCATAGCTCTGGCCGTGCTCATGGCGCTCTGCATACTGGTGCGGCGAAAATCAGAAAAAGCCGTGGCCCTGCGCCTCGTGCTCACGGTGACCCTGGCCATGGCCGCAGCCTACGTCATAAGAACACTTCATTATACCCCCCGGCCCTTTGTTATTGACCTTGGGCGCACCTTCATCGAACACGCTCCCACGGCATCCTTCCCCAGCTTTCACGGCACATTCATGTTTTCATTGGCAGCCGCCCTGCTCTTTTGCCCCAAGGAACGCATTTCAGGCACAGCGATCCTGCTGCTGGGCCTTGCGACGGCCTGGGCACGAATATATCTTGGCGTGCATTACCCTCTGGACATGCTGGGAGCGCTTATTACCGCCTTTGCCGCTGCGGTTGCCGTTCACTGCTGCTTTCGTTTGCGCAGGCAATGGGCATAAAGACAGAACAGACTGCAATGGCGCGCAGATTACGCAACTGTTAAAAAAACCCGCCCCGTGCGAAACCGCTCCACTGTGAAAGCCTGCGGATATGGAACCGCGCGAATACTCCGGGCGCACGCCCCGGTCAGCGTTTACCCGCAGGCCTCAAAAAACACCGCCGCCAACTGGGCCAGTTGGCGGCTTTTTGCATACAGACGCCCACAGCACGGTCTAAAACCAGCACACGGCTTTACGCAGCGCTGCGCGCAGTTTCCGCTCCCCACGCCACATGGACAGGCCTGATTGATTTTAAAATGCTTCACATTTCAATGTGCCATTCTGCCGAACAGTCCGATTTTTTTGCCGAACCCACACTACCTTATGGGGCGCTGCGCTTTGTGCTGCGTTGGAGCATTTACTTTTTTCCAGGTTACAAAGCTCTATTGACACATTTCAAAATATGTTGAAATATTGACCTATGGAAGTCACCCACGCCAGCACTCTCTTTGAAGCCCTTTCTTCGCCCATACGCCTGCAACTCTTTCGGCTGCTTGTGCGTTTTGCTCCCGAAGGGCTTGTGGCTGGCGAAATCGCCAAACACCTGCAACTCCCCGGAACCAATCTTTCATTCCACCTCAAGGGGCTTTTGCACGCAGGCCTCATCACGGTGGAAAAAGAGGGGCGCTTTTTGCGCTACCGGGCCAACATCCCCCTGATGCTGGAAACCATCGCCTATCTCACGGAAGAGTGCTGCGCAGGCCACCCGGAACAGTGCGAGCGGTTCCGGGCGCAAAGTACGGTGGCGGCAGCGGTGCTGCCTGAGCGCTGCTGCAAGTAATTTTTTTACCACAACAGTTTAATAATATTTGAAATATCAAAATAAAGGGCAAAAGCATGAAAAACCCCAGCACTCCCAGTGATGGCCAGCAGGTCAGGGAAACCGTCCGTTCCGGCTACGCGGCCATAGCATCGGGTCAGCAGCGTTCGTGCTGCTGCGGCCAGCGCAGCAATGCCGCCGACCCCGCCAGATTGGCGCAAACTCTGGGCTATGATGCCGCGACCCTTGCCCGTTTGCCTGAAGGCGCCAATATGGGGCTTTCGTGCGGCAATCCTGTTGCCATGGCCGCGCTCATGCCCGGCCAGACAGTCATTGACCTTGGCAGCGGCGGCGGATTTGACGCTTTTCAGGCTGGCGAAAAGGTGACCGCAAGTGGACACGTCATCGGCGTGGACATGACGCCAGAAATGCTCGACAAGGCGCGGAAAAACATTGCGTCCTACAGTCAGCTCACCGGACTGGACAACGTGGAGTTCCGCCTGGGAGAAATCGAGCATCTGCCTGTGGCCGACAGCAGCGTTGATGTGGTTTTGTCCAACTGCGTCATCAATCTTTCGCCCGATAAAGAACAGGTGTGGCGAGAGATTTTTCGCGTCCTGAAGCCCGGCGGCAAGGCGGCGGTGTCAGACCTTGCTCTTCTCAAGCCGCTGCCGGAAAATATCCGGCAAATGGCCGAGGCCCTGGTGGGGTGCGTGGGCGGAGCCATTCTGGTCGAGCAAACCAGAGCCATTGTTGAAAAAACCGGATTTTCCCGTCTTGCGCTGCGCACCAACCCCGGCTATGTGCAAAGCATGCAGGATTGGAATGACCCTCTGTACGCAGAAATTGCAAAAAATCTGCCCCACGGCGAAAAACTTGCAGACTTTGTAGTGAGCCTGACTATTGAGGCATACAAGGAGTAGGCCCTACAAAATTGCGGGTTTTACGGGCGCGTGTTATGGCAGGCACGGATTTTATCAACTTTTTCAGAGTTGCATGCCGCGCATTTCTCTTGACAGTCTTTTCCGACCCTCGTAGAGTGCTTTCACTGATTGGGTCCAGTATTTTTTTTTGCCAGAGACTTACGTGGGTAAGGCTTCCAGCGGAAAGTCTGCACCCAGAACAACAAAAATGGAGTCTCAAATGGCTATTTCTATCTACGTGGGCAATCTGCCCTGGTCCGCTACCGAAGACAGTGTTCGTGATCTCTTTTCCGCTCATGGCGAAGCTCTTTCCGTCAAGCTCATCTCTGACCGCGAAACCGGCCGCGCCCGTGGCTTTGGCTTTGTGGAAATGAATGAAGACGACGCTCGCAACGCCATTTCCGCCCTTAACGGTGTGGAATTTGAAGGCCGCGCCCTGCGCGTCAATCAGGCTGAAGAGAAGCGTCCCGCTCCCCGCCGCTGGTAGTTCCAGCAGCTAGCTGACGATTCAAGGCCGCAAGCAATTGCGGCCTTTTTTTGCGCCTTTTCGCATTCGTCGCGCGCTCTCCGTGCGCGCCTTCTGCCCCATCTGCGATTCGCACCACTGGTACCTCCTGACCGACTGTCCCCGGCTGTACACCCGCCTTGAGCTCCTTCTCTTCGCCTGACGGACACTTCGTCTTCTGCCACCCGCCTTGAGATCATTTCCTTCGACTGTCTACCGCCAGGCACCTTGCCCTTGATATGGCCCAATGCCCTGGAAGACGCGTCCTTTGAAGTCCTCACCAATTACCTGCAATAAAAATTTTAGGGGGTGGGGGCGTGGGGGAGGAGACCCTTTTGTAGTGCGTATACCTTTTTTCAAAAGGTATACGCACTAACGCTGCACGACCGTGCAGCGCGCCACAACGTGGCGTGGATTCTGCCGCAAATCGCATTTTCGGCAGAATGACACCTTTGAAATGTGAAACACTTCAAAGGTAATCTGGTCTAAAGAGGGTCCCTCTCCCACAAAGCATTTCACAGCGCCATCTCCGCAGCCCTCTGAAAACGCGGAATCCCCGCACCGGTTGGTGCGGGGATTCCGTCTGTCTATCAAAAGCCTTTAACGAATGCGGGCTTACACCACGCCGTGTTCGCCGGGCCGTTCATACTGGTCTTTTTTCTGCACAAGGCGGACGTAAAAGTCCGTATCGCCCAGAGCCAGCAGGATGGCGGAAGAAACATAGATGGAGGAGGCCGTGCCTATGACCACGCCCATGAGCATGGTGAGGGCAAAATCGTGAATGACGCCGCCGCCGAGGAAGAACAGGGCCAGGGTTGACATCAGGGTCGTGCCGCTGGTCAGGATGGTGCGCGAAAGGGTCTGGTTGACGCTCTTGTTGATCAGGTGCGCCATGTCCAGATTTGGCGTTGCCCGCAGGTTTTCGCGCAGGCGGTCATAGATGATGATGGTGTCGTTGAGCGAAAAGCCCACCAGTGTCATCAGGGCCGCCATGACGTTGAGGTCGATTTCGACATTCATCAACGAGAGCAGGCCCACGGTTATGGCGACGTCGTGCAGAAGCCCCACAACGGCCCCTAGTGCGAAGTTGAGCCGCAACACAAAGCATACGACCATGGTTATGCCCAGTGCCAGCATCACAAGCCAGCCCATGCCAAGGCCTGTGAGTCCGGCCACGTAAATGCCGCCCCAAAGGGCAGCCGCCATGATGGCGCCAGCCATCCAGCGCTGTTCAAAACGGCCGGAGATATACACCGCAATGAGCAGAATGGCATAGTACAGCGCGCTGAGGGCCTTGTTGGTCAGGTCAGCGCCCACCTTGGGGCCCACGATCTCAAGGCGCACAATTTCAGCGGCATTGCCGGGAAAGGTGGCGGCCAGGGAGTCCATCACCGTGGTGCGCAGGTGCGTGGCGTCGGCGTTTTCGGCGCTGCTGAAACGCAGCAGATAGTCACGCCCGCCCTCGCCGAAGCGCTGGGTGGTGATGCCGGGCAGGGCCGGAGTATCCAGACCTTTTTTCAGGGCTTCGTCGGCCACGGGCTCCTGAAACTGCACCTGCACGATGACGCCGCCCGCGAAGTCGATGCCCATCTTGAGGCCATTGCCCCATACGGCAGAAATAATGCCGACGAGGATAAGCAGGGCGGAGGCTCCGTAAACCCAGAAGCGCTTGCCTATGAAGTCAATATTGGTGTCGTGTTTGATAAAGGTAAAACTCATGACAGCCTCCCGGCGCGCTAGATGCTCAGACCCTTGGGACCGCAATGGCGCGCCCATTCTTCAAAAATGGCCCGCGAAACAAAGATGGCCGTAAACATGGAGGCAACAATGCCCAGCCCCAGGGTTACCGCGAAGCCTCTGATGGGCCCTGTGCCGAACTGGTACAGAATGACTGTAACAATGATGGACGTGAGGTTGGCGTCCGTAATGGAGACCATGGCTCTGTCAAAGCCCGCCCGCACCGACGCCAGCGGCGTGAGTCCCAGGCGCAGTTCTTCACGTATTCGTTCGTAGATCAGCACGTTGGCGTCCACCGCCATGCCGATGGTCAGCACGATGCCCGCGATGCCCGGCAGAGTCAGGGTAGCGCCAAAAGCGCCCATGCCCGCCATGACGATGAGCATGGTGAAACAGAGCATGAGGTTGGCGATAAGGCCGCTGAGGCCGTAATAAAAGCCGATGAAAACCACCACGGCAGCCGCGCCCACAAAGGCGGCGCGCACGCCGCTGTCAATGGCCTCCTGCCCGAGGGAGGGGCCGACGCTGCGCTCTTCCAGCACGGAAACAGGGGCGGGCAGCGAGCCCGCGCGCAGCACGATGGCGAGATCCTGCGCCTCGGCAGTGGTAAAACTGCCGGAAATGCTTGCCTTGCCGCCGCCGATGCGCTCGCGGATGACAGGCGCGGAATAGACCTTGCCGTCAAGCACGATGGCCATGCGGCGTCCCACGCTCTCGCCGGTCACGCGCTCAAAAATACGCGCGCCACGGGTGTTGAAGCTCATGGTCACATAGGACTTGTTCATGTTGTCGAAAGCAGGACGGGCATCGGCAATGTCTTCGCCGGTGAGCATCGAGTCTTTTTCAACAGCGATGCGGCCCTCGGGCTGCCCGGCGGTCTTTTCCAGCATGGGCAGAACCACTACCCCGGCGGGCAGAACGGCCTTGTTGGGGTCCACATCTTCACGAACCAGGTGAAATTCAAGGTGCGCTGTCTGGCCGATGATCTGCACGGCGCGGCGCGGGTCGGAAATGCCGGGCAACTGCACCTGAATGCGGTTGCCTGCCTGCTTGCGGATATCGGGTTCCGCCACGCCGAACTGGTCGATACGGTTGCGGATGGTGCGCAAGGCCTGGTCAAGGGACAGTTCTTCAATCCTCTTGACTTCGGCTGGCGTAAAGCGGGCCACGTAGCGCAACTGTCCGCCTTCGCCCACCTGGGGCTGCCCCACGGTCAACTGGGGAAAATGGCGGGCCAGGATTTCGCGCAGCTTGGCTTCATTATCGGCGCGGGGCAAAAGAAATTCCAGGGCCGTGCCGTTCAGGACGCGGGGGCGCAGCACCACTATTTTTTCGTCCTGGGCCATGCGGCGCAGGTCCTGCCCGGCAATGGCCAGAGAGTTGCTCACAGCCTTGGCCACGTCCACGCCCAGCGTCAGGTGTATGCCGCCTTTGAGGTCAAGACCGAGATTGATCCTGCTGGACGGCAAAACGCGCTCCAGGGCGGGCCCGATAACGGGCACGCTGGGCAGCGCGTACACAAGAGAAATCAAAAATACCAACGAAGCCAAGATCAAGCGCCAGCGCAGACCCATCGTTCACCTTCCAAACAACAGATTTAAAGCACAGCATGCCCTGAAGGGCACGGCTCGCCCGAAGCCTTGCAACTGTGGGCCGGGCGGGGGCACACAGCGGCGGAACGGCGCGCAAACACGGCGCGCACCAAGGTCATGCCGCCCGTTCCAAGGGTCAAAAGCCCCTGAGCCGGCCTTGGCAAAGGCCAGCCCACGGGCCGGACATGACAAAAAACCAGAGATGCTACTTGCTGTCGTCCTTGCCGCCCTTGCCGGGCACAAGGCCGCCAATGGCGCCGCGCGTAACGCGCAGCTTGGACTCACCACTTTCAAGCAGCACCTGCTCATCGTCGATTTCAAGGATGCGGCCAATCAGTCCGGCGGACGTGACCACATGGTCGCCACGCTTGAGTTCCGCCAGCATGGCCTTGTGGGCCTTGGCCCGCTTCTGCTGCGGACGGATGAGCAGAAACCAGAAAATGACGAACATCACGATGAGGGGAAGGAACTGCATAAGCATGTCGGTTCCGCTGGCGGGGCCGGCACCGGCCTGGGGAGTGCCCATGGCGTAGGCTACTGATTCAAACAAAACGCACCTCCAAAGGTGTAGCAAAGTCATTGTCCTGAACGTCACGCA
This DNA window, taken from Desulfovibrio sp. 86, encodes the following:
- the secF gene encoding protein translocase subunit SecF, giving the protein MSFTFIKHDTNIDFIGKRFWVYGASALLILVGIISAVWGNGLKMGIDFAGGVIVQVQFQEPVADEALKKGLDTPALPGITTQRFGEGGRDYLLRFSSAENADATHLRTTVMDSLAATFPGNAAEIVRLEIVGPKVGADLTNKALSALYYAILLIAVYISGRFEQRWMAGAIMAAALWGGIYVAGLTGLGMGWLVMLALGITMVVCFVLRLNFALGAVVGLLHDVAITVGLLSLMNVEIDLNVMAALMTLVGFSLNDTIIIYDRLRENLRATPNLDMAHLINKSVNQTLSRTILTSGTTLMSTLALFFLGGGVIHDFALTMLMGVVIGTASSIYVSSAILLALGDTDFYVRLVQKKDQYERPGEHGVV
- a CDS encoding ArsR/SmtB family transcription factor, translating into MEVTHASTLFEALSSPIRLQLFRLLVRFAPEGLVAGEIAKHLQLPGTNLSFHLKGLLHAGLITVEKEGRFLRYRANIPLMLETIAYLTEECCAGHPEQCERFRAQSTVAAAVLPERCCK
- the arsM gene encoding arsenite methyltransferase — encoded protein: MKNPSTPSDGQQVRETVRSGYAAIASGQQRSCCCGQRSNAADPARLAQTLGYDAATLARLPEGANMGLSCGNPVAMAALMPGQTVIDLGSGGGFDAFQAGEKVTASGHVIGVDMTPEMLDKARKNIASYSQLTGLDNVEFRLGEIEHLPVADSSVDVVLSNCVINLSPDKEQVWREIFRVLKPGGKAAVSDLALLKPLPENIRQMAEALVGCVGGAILVEQTRAIVEKTGFSRLALRTNPGYVQSMQDWNDPLYAEIAKNLPHGEKLADFVVSLTIEAYKE
- the secD gene encoding protein translocase subunit SecD; protein product: MGLRWRLILASLVFLISLVYALPSVPVIGPALERVLPSSRINLGLDLKGGIHLTLGVDVAKAVSNSLAIAGQDLRRMAQDEKIVVLRPRVLNGTALEFLLPRADNEAKLREILARHFPQLTVGQPQVGEGGQLRYVARFTPAEVKRIEELSLDQALRTIRNRIDQFGVAEPDIRKQAGNRIQVQLPGISDPRRAVQIIGQTAHLEFHLVREDVDPNKAVLPAGVVVLPMLEKTAGQPEGRIAVEKDSMLTGEDIADARPAFDNMNKSYVTMSFNTRGARIFERVTGESVGRRMAIVLDGKVYSAPVIRERIGGGKASISGSFTTAEAQDLAIVLRAGSLPAPVSVLEERSVGPSLGQEAIDSGVRAAFVGAAAVVVFIGFYYGLSGLIANLMLCFTMLIVMAGMGAFGATLTLPGIAGIVLTIGMAVDANVLIYERIREELRLGLTPLASVRAGFDRAMVSITDANLTSIIVTVILYQFGTGPIRGFAVTLGLGIVASMFTAIFVSRAIFEEWARHCGPKGLSI
- the yajC gene encoding preprotein translocase subunit YajC, with translation MFESVAYAMGTPQAGAGPASGTDMLMQFLPLIVMFVIFWFLLIRPQQKRAKAHKAMLAELKRGDHVVTSAGLIGRILEIDDEQVLLESGESKLRVTRGAIGGLVPGKGGKDDSK
- a CDS encoding RNA recognition motif domain-containing protein — its product is MAISIYVGNLPWSATEDSVRDLFSAHGEALSVKLISDRETGRARGFGFVEMNEDDARNAISALNGVEFEGRALRVNQAEEKRPAPRRW